A single Rhopalosiphum padi isolate XX-2018 chromosome 4, ASM2088224v1, whole genome shotgun sequence DNA region contains:
- the LOC132930323 gene encoding serine/threonine-protein kinase PRP4 homolog isoform X2, with product MAVDSMSDDSSADSGKVVDNNRLDKKKKKKKHKHRSERKHKKTKKENGETKLKDKKKSNGDHVQNGKQKRPPSPPPSDIIKKKKIEGPIITEINLDEEEMNLEELIKQKALLQARLGAYLSESEEGDKTNKKKKPSAKKSVETINLVDDESDEEYKNKICERVKSPLKRHHGSSQDIKKTRDRSVSKDLIHLKSDRIRKEKEREKERDRDKEYDRCRDKDKDRQRKIKHLEDEKRREIRRKEEEIKKREDDLRRREQRRRDEEIKEIEEEAKRRTEEVRRREEQIKQREDQLRRRRDRIKSPIPNRDRARSPPASNRYRDRDRERDRDRDRERERDRDRDRDRDRERDKRYNRKYDRRSHSKERYSRSHRGKDRGDKYKDSFSEGLKRDDKSSSDSDIDVNINIAEDENEEEIIEKRRKQREELLKRLGANNSNLHSEDSMNPSPHGSYATEASVQHSPEPPSPKETDRRLNDSDSATDKETTKPDHVLNPDLIKGKWDMFAEADSFHATQHTPQPDGISNGNKSVPENPSLTDNWDDAEGYYRVRIGETMDSRYTVYGYTGQGVFSNVVRARDAARDNQDVAVKIIRNNEIMHKTGLKELEILKRLNDSDPDDRFHCLRLYRHFFHKQHLCMVFEPLSMNLREVLKKYGKDIGLHIKAVRSYSQQLFLALKLMKKANILHADIKPDNILVNESKLVLKLCDFGSASHITDNEITPYLVSRFYRSPEIILGIQCEFGIDMWSAGCTIYELYTGKILFPGKTNNQMLKFFMDLKGKMANKTIRKGMFKDQHFDSNCNFLYHEVDKVTEREKVITMSSINPSRDLYTELLGNQKLPEEQIRKVGQLKDLLDKILTLDSSKRIGISQALNES from the exons ATGGC AGTCGACAGTATGTCGGATGATTCATCTGCAGATTCTGGTAAAGTAGTCGATAACAATCGATTAGAtaagaagaaaaagaaaaagaagcATAAGCATAGAAGTGAACg aaaacataaaaaaacaaagaaaGAAAATGGAGAAACAAAattaaaggataaaaaaaaatcgaatggTGACCATGTTCAGAATGGTAAACAAAAAAGGCCACCATCTCCACCGCCATCTGACatcattaaaaagaaaaaaattgaaggaCCCATAATAACAGAAATCAATTTGGATGAAGAAGAAATGAATTTAGAAGAATTAATTAAGCAAAAG gcTTTACTTCAAGCAAGATTAGGTGCTTATTTATCAGAATCAGAAGAAGGcgataaaaccaataaaaaaaaaaagccaagTGCTAAAAAATCAGTTGAAACTATTAACTTAGTTGATGATGAATCAGatgaagaatataaaaataagatttgtGAACG tgtaaaaagtccattaaaacgTCATCATGGTTCTAGTCAAGATATCAAGAAAACAAGAGATAGAAGTGTAAGTAAAGACTTAATTCATTTAAAGTCAGATCGCATAAGAAAAGAAAAAGAACGTGAAAAAGAAAGAGATCGAGATAAGGAATATGACAGGTGTCGAGATAAAGATAAAGACAGACAAAGAAAAATCAAACATTTGGAAGATGAAAAACGACGTGAAATTAGACGAAAAGAAgaggaaattaaaaaaagagaaGACGATTTAAGGAGGCGTGAACAAAGAAGACGAGATGAAGAAATAAAAGAGATAGAAGAAGAAGCAAAAAGACGAACAGAAGAAGTCAGAAGACGAGAAGAACAGATTAAGCAACGTGAAGATCAATTAAGACGAAGACGAGATCGTATTAAAAGTCCTATAC ctaaTAGAGACCGTGCAAGAAGTCCACCTG ctTCTAATAGGTATAGAGACCGTGATCGAGAACGTGACCGTGATCGGgatagagaaagagagagagacagGGATAGAGATAGGGACAGGGACAGAGAAAGGGATAAGagatataatagaaaatatgatAGGAGATCACATAGTAAAGAACGATATTCTAG atctCATAGAGGTAAAGATAGAGGGGATAAATATAAAGACAGTTTTTCTGAAGGTCTTAAGCGAGATGATAAGTCATCTTCAGATTCTGA cattgatgtaaatataaatattgcggAAGATGAAAACGAAGAAGAAATTATTGAAAAGAGAAGAAAGCAAAGGGAGGAGTTGTTGAAG AGGTTAGGagcaaataatagtaatttgcaTAGTGAAGATTCTATGAATCCTTCTCCACACGGAAGTTATGCCACTGAAGCATCTGTTCAACATTCTCCAGAACCTCCATCTCCTAAAGAAACTGATAGAAGATTAAATGATTCTGATTCAGCAACCGATAAAGAAACCACAAAGCCTGATCATGTATTAAATCCTGATTTAATAAAAGGCAAATGGGATATGTTTGCTGAAGCTGATTCATTTCATGCTACACAAcat ACTCCTCAACCAGATGGTATATCTAATGGAAACAAGAGTGTACCAGAAAATCCTTCTTTAACTGACAACTGGGATGACGCAGAAGGATATTATCGCGTGAGAATTGGTGAAACAATGGATTCACGTTATACTGTCTATGGATATACCGGGCAAGGAGTATTTTCTAATGTTGTTCGTGCTAGAGACGCTGCTCGTGATAATCAAGATGTGGCTGTTAAGATTATACGAAACAATGAAATTAT gCATAAAACAGGATTGAAAGAATTAGAAATTCTTAAACGGTTAAATGATTCGGATCCTGACGATAGGTTTCATTGTTTACGTTTATACCGTCACTTTTTCCACAAGCAACATTTATGCATGGTTTTTGAACCACTCAGTATGAATCTTAGAGag gtGTTGAAAAAGTATGGTAAAGACATTGGATTACACATTAAAGCCGTTCGTTCATATAGCCAGCAGTTGTTTTTGGCATTAAAATTGATGAAAAAGGCAAATATATTACATGCTGACATCAAACCTGATAATATTCTG GTCAATGAAAGTAAGTTAGTATTGAAATTATGTGATTTTGGATCAGCATCACACATAACTGATAATGAAATTACACCATATCTTGTCAGTCGATTTTACCGGTCTCCTGAAATAA TTTTAGGTATTCAATGTGAATTTGGCATTGATATGTGGTCTGCTGGTTGTACTATTTATGAACTTTATactggtaaaatattatttcctgGAAAAACCAATAACCAA atgttgaaattttttatggatttaaaaGGAAAAATGGCCAACAAAACTATTCGGAAGGGAATGTTCAAAGACCAACATTTTGATAGCAATTGTAATTTTCTGTACCACGAAGTTGACAAAGTTACAGAACGa gagaaAGTTATAACTATGTCTTCAATAAATCCTAGTCGAGATTTATATACTGAATTATTGGGAAATCAAAAATTACCAGAAGAACAAATTCGTAAAGTTGGACAGTTGAAGGACTTGCTTGATAAAATACTGACATTGGATTCTTCAAAACGCATTGGCATATCACAGGCTTTG AATGAAAGCTAA
- the LOC132930323 gene encoding serine/threonine-protein kinase PRP4 homolog isoform X4, with protein sequence MAVDSMSDDSSADSGKVVDNNRLDKKKKKKKHKHRSERKHKKTKKENGETKLKDKKKSNGDHVQNGKQKRPPSPPPSDIIKKKKIEGPIITEINLDEEEMNLEELIKQKALLQARLGAYLSESEEGDKTNKKKKPSAKKSVETINLVDDESDEEYKNKICERVKSPLKRHHGSSQDIKKTRDRSVSKDLIHLKSDRIRKEKEREKERDRDKEYDRCRDKDKDRQRKIKHLEDEKRREIRRKEEEIKKREDDLRRREQRRRDEEIKEIEEEAKRRTEEVRRREEQIKQREDQLRRRRDRIKSPIPNRDRARSPPASNRYRDRDRERDRDRDRERERDRDRDRDRDRERDKRYNRKYDRRSHSKERYSRSHRGKDRGDKYKDSFSEGLKRDDKSSSDSDIDVNINIAEDENEEEIIEKRRKQREELLKRLGANNSNLHSEDSMNPSPHGSYATEASVQHSPEPPSPKETDRRLNDSDSATDKETTKPDHVLNPDLIKGKWDMFAEADSFHATQHTPQPDGISNGNKSVPENPSLTDNWDDAEGYYRVRIGETMDSRYTVYGYTGQGVFSNVVRARDAARDNQDVAVKIIRNNEIMHKTGLKELEILKRLNDSDPDDRFHCLRLYRHFFHKQHLCMVFEPLSMNLREKCGVNEKCLLANYVGNLFSNQGFSVSHLAGGYWC encoded by the exons ATGGC AGTCGACAGTATGTCGGATGATTCATCTGCAGATTCTGGTAAAGTAGTCGATAACAATCGATTAGAtaagaagaaaaagaaaaagaagcATAAGCATAGAAGTGAACg aaaacataaaaaaacaaagaaaGAAAATGGAGAAACAAAattaaaggataaaaaaaaatcgaatggTGACCATGTTCAGAATGGTAAACAAAAAAGGCCACCATCTCCACCGCCATCTGACatcattaaaaagaaaaaaattgaaggaCCCATAATAACAGAAATCAATTTGGATGAAGAAGAAATGAATTTAGAAGAATTAATTAAGCAAAAG gcTTTACTTCAAGCAAGATTAGGTGCTTATTTATCAGAATCAGAAGAAGGcgataaaaccaataaaaaaaaaaagccaagTGCTAAAAAATCAGTTGAAACTATTAACTTAGTTGATGATGAATCAGatgaagaatataaaaataagatttgtGAACG tgtaaaaagtccattaaaacgTCATCATGGTTCTAGTCAAGATATCAAGAAAACAAGAGATAGAAGTGTAAGTAAAGACTTAATTCATTTAAAGTCAGATCGCATAAGAAAAGAAAAAGAACGTGAAAAAGAAAGAGATCGAGATAAGGAATATGACAGGTGTCGAGATAAAGATAAAGACAGACAAAGAAAAATCAAACATTTGGAAGATGAAAAACGACGTGAAATTAGACGAAAAGAAgaggaaattaaaaaaagagaaGACGATTTAAGGAGGCGTGAACAAAGAAGACGAGATGAAGAAATAAAAGAGATAGAAGAAGAAGCAAAAAGACGAACAGAAGAAGTCAGAAGACGAGAAGAACAGATTAAGCAACGTGAAGATCAATTAAGACGAAGACGAGATCGTATTAAAAGTCCTATAC ctaaTAGAGACCGTGCAAGAAGTCCACCTG ctTCTAATAGGTATAGAGACCGTGATCGAGAACGTGACCGTGATCGGgatagagaaagagagagagacagGGATAGAGATAGGGACAGGGACAGAGAAAGGGATAAGagatataatagaaaatatgatAGGAGATCACATAGTAAAGAACGATATTCTAG atctCATAGAGGTAAAGATAGAGGGGATAAATATAAAGACAGTTTTTCTGAAGGTCTTAAGCGAGATGATAAGTCATCTTCAGATTCTGA cattgatgtaaatataaatattgcggAAGATGAAAACGAAGAAGAAATTATTGAAAAGAGAAGAAAGCAAAGGGAGGAGTTGTTGAAG AGGTTAGGagcaaataatagtaatttgcaTAGTGAAGATTCTATGAATCCTTCTCCACACGGAAGTTATGCCACTGAAGCATCTGTTCAACATTCTCCAGAACCTCCATCTCCTAAAGAAACTGATAGAAGATTAAATGATTCTGATTCAGCAACCGATAAAGAAACCACAAAGCCTGATCATGTATTAAATCCTGATTTAATAAAAGGCAAATGGGATATGTTTGCTGAAGCTGATTCATTTCATGCTACACAAcat ACTCCTCAACCAGATGGTATATCTAATGGAAACAAGAGTGTACCAGAAAATCCTTCTTTAACTGACAACTGGGATGACGCAGAAGGATATTATCGCGTGAGAATTGGTGAAACAATGGATTCACGTTATACTGTCTATGGATATACCGGGCAAGGAGTATTTTCTAATGTTGTTCGTGCTAGAGACGCTGCTCGTGATAATCAAGATGTGGCTGTTAAGATTATACGAAACAATGAAATTAT gCATAAAACAGGATTGAAAGAATTAGAAATTCTTAAACGGTTAAATGATTCGGATCCTGACGATAGGTTTCATTGTTTACGTTTATACCGTCACTTTTTCCACAAGCAACATTTATGCATGGTTTTTGAACCACTCAGTATGAATCTTAGAGag aAGTGTGGAGTGAATGAAAAGTGTCTGCTGGCAAATTATGTTGGCAACCTGTTTTCCAACCAGGGATTCTCAGTCAGTCACCTAGCAGGTGGTTACTG gtGTTGA
- the LOC132930323 gene encoding serine/threonine-protein kinase PRP4 homolog isoform X1 produces the protein MAVDSMSDDSSADSGKVVDNNRLDKKKKKKKHKHRSERKHKKTKKENGETKLKDKKKSNGDHVQNGKQKRPPSPPPSDIIKKKKIEGPIITEINLDEEEMNLEELIKQKALLQARLGAYLSESEEGDKTNKKKKPSAKKSVETINLVDDESDEEYKNKICERVKSPLKRHHGSSQDIKKTRDRSVSKDLIHLKSDRIRKEKEREKERDRDKEYDRCRDKDKDRQRKIKHLEDEKRREIRRKEEEIKKREDDLRRREQRRRDEEIKEIEEEAKRRTEEVRRREEQIKQREDQLRRRRDRIKSPIPNRDRARSPPASNRYRDRDRERDRDRDRERERDRDRDRDRDRERDKRYNRKYDRRSHSKERYSRSHRGKDRGDKYKDSFSEGLKRDDKSSSDSDIDVNINIAEDENEEEIIEKRRKQREELLKRLGANNSNLHSEDSMNPSPHGSYATEASVQHSPEPPSPKETDRRLNDSDSATDKETTKPDHVLNPDLIKGKWDMFAEADSFHATQHTPQPDGISNGNKSVPENPSLTDNWDDAEGYYRVRIGETMDSRYTVYGYTGQGVFSNVVRARDAARDNQDVAVKIIRNNEIMHKTGLKELEILKRLNDSDPDDRFHCLRLYRHFFHKQHLCMVFEPLSMNLREVLKKYGKDIGLHIKAVRSYSQQLFLALKLMKKANILHADIKPDNILVNESKLVLKLCDFGSASHITDNEITPYLVSRFYRSPEIILGIQCEFGIDMWSAGCTIYELYTGKILFPGKTNNQMLKFFMDLKGKMANKTIRKGMFKDQHFDSNCNFLYHEVDKVTEREKVITMSSINPSRDLYTELLGNQKLPEEQIRKVGQLKDLLDKILTLDSSKRIGISQALVHPFISEKN, from the exons ATGGC AGTCGACAGTATGTCGGATGATTCATCTGCAGATTCTGGTAAAGTAGTCGATAACAATCGATTAGAtaagaagaaaaagaaaaagaagcATAAGCATAGAAGTGAACg aaaacataaaaaaacaaagaaaGAAAATGGAGAAACAAAattaaaggataaaaaaaaatcgaatggTGACCATGTTCAGAATGGTAAACAAAAAAGGCCACCATCTCCACCGCCATCTGACatcattaaaaagaaaaaaattgaaggaCCCATAATAACAGAAATCAATTTGGATGAAGAAGAAATGAATTTAGAAGAATTAATTAAGCAAAAG gcTTTACTTCAAGCAAGATTAGGTGCTTATTTATCAGAATCAGAAGAAGGcgataaaaccaataaaaaaaaaaagccaagTGCTAAAAAATCAGTTGAAACTATTAACTTAGTTGATGATGAATCAGatgaagaatataaaaataagatttgtGAACG tgtaaaaagtccattaaaacgTCATCATGGTTCTAGTCAAGATATCAAGAAAACAAGAGATAGAAGTGTAAGTAAAGACTTAATTCATTTAAAGTCAGATCGCATAAGAAAAGAAAAAGAACGTGAAAAAGAAAGAGATCGAGATAAGGAATATGACAGGTGTCGAGATAAAGATAAAGACAGACAAAGAAAAATCAAACATTTGGAAGATGAAAAACGACGTGAAATTAGACGAAAAGAAgaggaaattaaaaaaagagaaGACGATTTAAGGAGGCGTGAACAAAGAAGACGAGATGAAGAAATAAAAGAGATAGAAGAAGAAGCAAAAAGACGAACAGAAGAAGTCAGAAGACGAGAAGAACAGATTAAGCAACGTGAAGATCAATTAAGACGAAGACGAGATCGTATTAAAAGTCCTATAC ctaaTAGAGACCGTGCAAGAAGTCCACCTG ctTCTAATAGGTATAGAGACCGTGATCGAGAACGTGACCGTGATCGGgatagagaaagagagagagacagGGATAGAGATAGGGACAGGGACAGAGAAAGGGATAAGagatataatagaaaatatgatAGGAGATCACATAGTAAAGAACGATATTCTAG atctCATAGAGGTAAAGATAGAGGGGATAAATATAAAGACAGTTTTTCTGAAGGTCTTAAGCGAGATGATAAGTCATCTTCAGATTCTGA cattgatgtaaatataaatattgcggAAGATGAAAACGAAGAAGAAATTATTGAAAAGAGAAGAAAGCAAAGGGAGGAGTTGTTGAAG AGGTTAGGagcaaataatagtaatttgcaTAGTGAAGATTCTATGAATCCTTCTCCACACGGAAGTTATGCCACTGAAGCATCTGTTCAACATTCTCCAGAACCTCCATCTCCTAAAGAAACTGATAGAAGATTAAATGATTCTGATTCAGCAACCGATAAAGAAACCACAAAGCCTGATCATGTATTAAATCCTGATTTAATAAAAGGCAAATGGGATATGTTTGCTGAAGCTGATTCATTTCATGCTACACAAcat ACTCCTCAACCAGATGGTATATCTAATGGAAACAAGAGTGTACCAGAAAATCCTTCTTTAACTGACAACTGGGATGACGCAGAAGGATATTATCGCGTGAGAATTGGTGAAACAATGGATTCACGTTATACTGTCTATGGATATACCGGGCAAGGAGTATTTTCTAATGTTGTTCGTGCTAGAGACGCTGCTCGTGATAATCAAGATGTGGCTGTTAAGATTATACGAAACAATGAAATTAT gCATAAAACAGGATTGAAAGAATTAGAAATTCTTAAACGGTTAAATGATTCGGATCCTGACGATAGGTTTCATTGTTTACGTTTATACCGTCACTTTTTCCACAAGCAACATTTATGCATGGTTTTTGAACCACTCAGTATGAATCTTAGAGag gtGTTGAAAAAGTATGGTAAAGACATTGGATTACACATTAAAGCCGTTCGTTCATATAGCCAGCAGTTGTTTTTGGCATTAAAATTGATGAAAAAGGCAAATATATTACATGCTGACATCAAACCTGATAATATTCTG GTCAATGAAAGTAAGTTAGTATTGAAATTATGTGATTTTGGATCAGCATCACACATAACTGATAATGAAATTACACCATATCTTGTCAGTCGATTTTACCGGTCTCCTGAAATAA TTTTAGGTATTCAATGTGAATTTGGCATTGATATGTGGTCTGCTGGTTGTACTATTTATGAACTTTATactggtaaaatattatttcctgGAAAAACCAATAACCAA atgttgaaattttttatggatttaaaaGGAAAAATGGCCAACAAAACTATTCGGAAGGGAATGTTCAAAGACCAACATTTTGATAGCAATTGTAATTTTCTGTACCACGAAGTTGACAAAGTTACAGAACGa gagaaAGTTATAACTATGTCTTCAATAAATCCTAGTCGAGATTTATATACTGAATTATTGGGAAATCAAAAATTACCAGAAGAACAAATTCGTAAAGTTGGACAGTTGAAGGACTTGCTTGATAAAATACTGACATTGGATTCTTCAAAACGCATTGGCATATCACAGGCTTTGGTACATCCGTTCATATCGGAAAAAAATTGA
- the LOC132930323 gene encoding serine/threonine-protein kinase PRP4 homolog isoform X3 — MAVDSMSDDSSADSGKVVDNNRLDKKKKKKKHKHRSERKHKKTKKENGETKLKDKKKSNGDHVQNGKQKRPPSPPPSDIIKKKKIEGPIITEINLDEEEMNLEELIKQKALLQARLGAYLSESEEGDKTNKKKKPSAKKSVETINLVDDESDEEYKNKICERVKSPLKRHHGSSQDIKKTRDRSVSKDLIHLKSDRIRKEKEREKERDRDKEYDRCRDKDKDRQRKIKHLEDEKRREIRRKEEEIKKREDDLRRREQRRRDEEIKEIEEEAKRRTEEVRRREEQIKQREDQLRRRRDRIKSPIPNRDRARSPPASNRYRDRDRERDRDRDRERERDRDRDRDRDRERDKRYNRKYDRRSHSKERYSRSHRGKDRGDKYKDSFSEGLKRDDKSSSDSDIDVNINIAEDENEEEIIEKRRKQREELLKRLGANNSNLHSEDSMNPSPHGSYATEASVQHSPEPPSPKETDRRLNDSDSATDKETTKPDHVLNPDLIKGKWDMFAEADSFHATQHTPQPDGISNGNKSVPENPSLTDNWDDAEGYYRVRIGETMDSRYTVYGYTGQGVFSNVVRARDAARDNQDVAVKIIRNNEIMHKTGLKELEILKRLNDSDPDDRFHCLRLYRHFFHKQHLCMVFEPLSMNLREVLKKYGKDIGLHIKAVRSYSQQLFLALKLMKKANILHADIKPDNILVLPSPVQL; from the exons ATGGC AGTCGACAGTATGTCGGATGATTCATCTGCAGATTCTGGTAAAGTAGTCGATAACAATCGATTAGAtaagaagaaaaagaaaaagaagcATAAGCATAGAAGTGAACg aaaacataaaaaaacaaagaaaGAAAATGGAGAAACAAAattaaaggataaaaaaaaatcgaatggTGACCATGTTCAGAATGGTAAACAAAAAAGGCCACCATCTCCACCGCCATCTGACatcattaaaaagaaaaaaattgaaggaCCCATAATAACAGAAATCAATTTGGATGAAGAAGAAATGAATTTAGAAGAATTAATTAAGCAAAAG gcTTTACTTCAAGCAAGATTAGGTGCTTATTTATCAGAATCAGAAGAAGGcgataaaaccaataaaaaaaaaaagccaagTGCTAAAAAATCAGTTGAAACTATTAACTTAGTTGATGATGAATCAGatgaagaatataaaaataagatttgtGAACG tgtaaaaagtccattaaaacgTCATCATGGTTCTAGTCAAGATATCAAGAAAACAAGAGATAGAAGTGTAAGTAAAGACTTAATTCATTTAAAGTCAGATCGCATAAGAAAAGAAAAAGAACGTGAAAAAGAAAGAGATCGAGATAAGGAATATGACAGGTGTCGAGATAAAGATAAAGACAGACAAAGAAAAATCAAACATTTGGAAGATGAAAAACGACGTGAAATTAGACGAAAAGAAgaggaaattaaaaaaagagaaGACGATTTAAGGAGGCGTGAACAAAGAAGACGAGATGAAGAAATAAAAGAGATAGAAGAAGAAGCAAAAAGACGAACAGAAGAAGTCAGAAGACGAGAAGAACAGATTAAGCAACGTGAAGATCAATTAAGACGAAGACGAGATCGTATTAAAAGTCCTATAC ctaaTAGAGACCGTGCAAGAAGTCCACCTG ctTCTAATAGGTATAGAGACCGTGATCGAGAACGTGACCGTGATCGGgatagagaaagagagagagacagGGATAGAGATAGGGACAGGGACAGAGAAAGGGATAAGagatataatagaaaatatgatAGGAGATCACATAGTAAAGAACGATATTCTAG atctCATAGAGGTAAAGATAGAGGGGATAAATATAAAGACAGTTTTTCTGAAGGTCTTAAGCGAGATGATAAGTCATCTTCAGATTCTGA cattgatgtaaatataaatattgcggAAGATGAAAACGAAGAAGAAATTATTGAAAAGAGAAGAAAGCAAAGGGAGGAGTTGTTGAAG AGGTTAGGagcaaataatagtaatttgcaTAGTGAAGATTCTATGAATCCTTCTCCACACGGAAGTTATGCCACTGAAGCATCTGTTCAACATTCTCCAGAACCTCCATCTCCTAAAGAAACTGATAGAAGATTAAATGATTCTGATTCAGCAACCGATAAAGAAACCACAAAGCCTGATCATGTATTAAATCCTGATTTAATAAAAGGCAAATGGGATATGTTTGCTGAAGCTGATTCATTTCATGCTACACAAcat ACTCCTCAACCAGATGGTATATCTAATGGAAACAAGAGTGTACCAGAAAATCCTTCTTTAACTGACAACTGGGATGACGCAGAAGGATATTATCGCGTGAGAATTGGTGAAACAATGGATTCACGTTATACTGTCTATGGATATACCGGGCAAGGAGTATTTTCTAATGTTGTTCGTGCTAGAGACGCTGCTCGTGATAATCAAGATGTGGCTGTTAAGATTATACGAAACAATGAAATTAT gCATAAAACAGGATTGAAAGAATTAGAAATTCTTAAACGGTTAAATGATTCGGATCCTGACGATAGGTTTCATTGTTTACGTTTATACCGTCACTTTTTCCACAAGCAACATTTATGCATGGTTTTTGAACCACTCAGTATGAATCTTAGAGag gtGTTGAAAAAGTATGGTAAAGACATTGGATTACACATTAAAGCCGTTCGTTCATATAGCCAGCAGTTGTTTTTGGCATTAAAATTGATGAAAAAGGCAAATATATTACATGCTGACATCAAACCTGATAATATTCTG GTATTACCAAGTCCAGTTCAACTATGA